The genomic stretch CCTCAACTCGGCCAGGTCGTTCTGTAGACGATCCCGTATCTCGGGTCGGCTGAACCGATGGGACGGGTACATCTTGGCGGTGACGTTGTAGCCGTCCACCAGCAGCGTGAAGGGCCGGTCCAGCTCGATCAGCCACTCGACGGCTTGCCGGCTGTCCGGCGCTATGCCCGCCGGCAGGACGAGCGGTTCCTGGCTGGCGAGAACCGGCTCCGTCGGGACAGGCAGCGCCGGACCCGGGAAGAAAGCCCGCGCCACCTCGTCCAACTGCCGGGCTGCTTCCACCGCGTCCATGTCCGCCCACACGTTCAGCACCCCCGGGCGGGTGGCCGGGACATGCTCAATCCGCCGTTCCCTCTCCAGGTCCCCGCGCGTAGCGGCCAGGCGTTGCCTGGTCTCCTCCAGCTCGGCGCGCGTCGCGTCAAGCTCCCCGGTCAGCCGGCGTCTATCCCGTCTCAGCCGATCGCAGGCTTCGATGAGCTCGGGCTCCACCCTGGATCGAGCCTCATCCCATGCCTGCTCCTCCCGGCGGTCGGCCTCACGTCTGGCTTCCTCCGCCTCCCTGCGGGCTTGCCGGGCATCTCCCTTCAACTTCTTCAGATCCGACTCCAACTCGCTGATCCGCCGCTCGTGGCGCTTGATCCGTTCCGAGTTCCAGGCGTCGCGGTGGTCTCGGCGGATCCCTTCCAGGCCGTCCTCCCATCCGTCCGGGCGCAGCAGGAAGAGCGCGGCCGCCCGCTCGTGGCGATCATCGCTCTCCTGCGAACCGCTGAACTCCCCGGCGACCTGCTCGCGCAGCCACTCGTCGCCGTCGATCTCATCGAGGAGGAGTTTCTCCAGGGGCGCGGGCAAGCGCCTTCCCGTGCTCTGCGCGACTCGATGCATCGACCGGGGCACGTCGCGCCACTCCATGTCCTTCAGGGTCCGGCGGGCGACCTCGACCACTTGGCGGAGGAGCCGGCGTTCCGGCTTTCGCATGCCCCAATCGTAAGCAGTAAAGGAGCCGAACTGTCAACGCCTCGATAGATGCCGCCACAAATGTTGACATCACGGCCCGCATGCTCCATACTTCGGCTACTCATGACCGGCCGCAGCCTCGTACTAGTACTTATGTAGCGCACCGTCGCAACGCGGCTGTGCGCTGAAGCCCTCCTGCCGGAGGGCTTTCTGTATGAGAGCACCACAGGACCAGCGAGACCAGCAAGGAAGCAGATGGGCATGATCACCGGCGCAGAGATACTGATCAAAGCACTCGAATACCAGGAGGTCGAGACCGCCTTCGGCATCCCCGGCGGCGCCATCCTCCCTGCCTACGACCCGCTAATCGACGCCGGATTCCGCCATGTCCTCGCCCGCCACGAGCAGGGCGCAGGCCACATGGCCGAGGGCTACGCCTGGGCTACCGGGAAGGTCGGCGTGGCCATCGCCACCTCGGGTCCCGGCGCCACCAATCTGGTCACTCCGCTGGCGGACGCGCTGATGGACTCGGTTCCCATCGTGGCCATCACCGGACAGGTGCCCACGCACGCCGTCGGTAACGACGCCTTCCAGGAGGCCCACACCACCGGCATAACGATGCCGGCCACCAAGCACAACTACTTCGTCACCCACGCCGAGGAGATCGCCCAGACCGTCGCCGAGGCCTTCCACCTGGCGTCAACCGGACGTCCCGGGCCGGTGCTCGTCGACATCCCCAAGGACGTGCTCAACGCCCGCGTGCCGTGGCGGGATCCGGAGCCGGTGGCCATGCCCGGATACCGTCCCACCACCTCCCCGCACCCCCGCCGGATACGTGAGGCCATCCGGCTGATCGAGAGCGCGGAACGCCCCGTTCTCTACGTCGGGGGCGGCATCATCAAAGCGGGAGGGAGCGAAGCCCTGGCCGCCTTCGCTCGCATGACGAACATGCCGGTCATCACCACCCTGATGGGCCGGGGCGCCATCTCCGATCACAATCCCAACACCCTGGGAATGCCGGGGATGCACGGCCTCTACGCCGCCACCACCGCCATGCAGAAGGCCGATCTGCTGGTAGCCATCGGCGTGCGTTTCGACGACCGGGTCACGGGAGATCCCGACGCCTTCGCTCCATTCGCCAAGGTGATACATGCCGACATCGATCCGGCCGAGATCGGGAAGGTGCGCGCTCCGGAGGTTCCCATCGTGGGTGACGCCCGCCTCATACTGGAGGCGATGTGCGAGCGCTGGGGAGACACACCTACCCCGGAGCTGGAGAAGTGGTGGACCACCATCAGGACCTGGCAGGAACGGTACCCGCTCCGCTTCGACCAGCAGGTCGACGGCCCGCTGAAGCCACAGCACGTGATCAGCCGCCTGCGAGACCGGGCTGACGACGACGCCATCGTGGTGTCGGGCGTGGGACAGCATCAGATGTGGGCCTCCCAGTACTGGCGGTTCGACCAGCCCCGCCACTGGATCAACTCCGGCGGGCTGGGCACCA from bacterium encodes the following:
- a CDS encoding NYN domain-containing protein: MRKPERRLLRQVVEVARRTLKDMEWRDVPRSMHRVAQSTGRRLPAPLEKLLLDEIDGDEWLREQVAGEFSGSQESDDRHERAAALFLLRPDGWEDGLEGIRRDHRDAWNSERIKRHERRISELESDLKKLKGDARQARREAEEARREADRREEQAWDEARSRVEPELIEACDRLRRDRRRLTGELDATRAELEETRQRLAATRGDLERERRIEHVPATRPGVLNVWADMDAVEAARQLDEVARAFFPGPALPVPTEPVLASQEPLVLPAGIAPDSRQAVEWLIELDRPFTLLVDGYNVTAKMYPSHRFSRPEIRDRLQNDLAELRLRAKGRPRITVVWDSARAIETSAETLPNGIEVRYTREGWKADDELIDLAGGLGASAAVVSSDREVREEAQRAGSLGLWSEALANWALNG
- a CDS encoding acetolactate synthase large subunit, which gives rise to MYESTTGPARPARKQMGMITGAEILIKALEYQEVETAFGIPGGAILPAYDPLIDAGFRHVLARHEQGAGHMAEGYAWATGKVGVAIATSGPGATNLVTPLADALMDSVPIVAITGQVPTHAVGNDAFQEAHTTGITMPATKHNYFVTHAEEIAQTVAEAFHLASTGRPGPVLVDIPKDVLNARVPWRDPEPVAMPGYRPTTSPHPRRIREAIRLIESAERPVLYVGGGIIKAGGSEALAAFARMTNMPVITTLMGRGAISDHNPNTLGMPGMHGLYAATTAMQKADLLVAIGVRFDDRVTGDPDAFAPFAKVIHADIDPAEIGKVRAPEVPIVGDARLILEAMCERWGDTPTPELEKWWTTIRTWQERYPLRFDQQVDGPLKPQHVISRLRDRADDDAIVVSGVGQHQMWASQYWRFDQPRHWINSGGLGTMGFAVPAAIGAKAGMPDQQVIAVDGDGCFQMTVQELITAAYERIPIKVALFNNAAHGMVRQWQRLFYNERFSASDLGQQLPDYPKLAESMGCAGLRATRVDEVDHVIETMLEIDDRPVVAEFVVDRDEMVFPMVPAGGSNDIVLNGPEDL